The following proteins are encoded in a genomic region of Glycine max cultivar Williams 82 chromosome 18, Glycine_max_v4.0, whole genome shotgun sequence:
- the LOC102664224 gene encoding uncharacterized protein has product MIRNIPLLIREWRPGFKIKDELLRTLPIWVKLPQLPIILWGDTSLNKIGSALGNPIMTDECTANRLRVSYARILVEMDITNELPQTITIADNEGEKIQQAIEYEWRPLFCNKCQKVGHSCDKPKVRKQWKPKQVKQSVANVEFKKEEVDDRWSNAVGNDNNVKVKTSMDIASTSAETPSPVAEDIRNKDVEAVVEKWIEVIRSGRERGKKKVNDSSTGSVLCDNGFDALEILKDLIEFQNTGQ; this is encoded by the coding sequence ATGATTAGAAACATTCCTTTGTTGATTCGAGAATGGAGGCCAGGGTTTAAGATCAAGGATGAACTACTGCGAACCCTACCTATTTGGGTGAAACTTCCCCAACTCCCGATCATATTGTGGGGTGATACGAGCTTGAATAAGATTGGGAGTGCCCTGGGTAATCCCATTATGACAGATGAGTGTACTGCAAATAGACTGCGAGTGTCCTATGCGCGTATCCTTGTTGAAATGGATATTACAAATGAGCTTCCTCAAACAATTACCATTGCTGATAATGAAGGAGAAAAGATTCAACAAGCAATTGAGTATGAATGGAGACCTCTATTTTGCAATAAGTGTCAAAAGGTAGGTCATAGCTGTGATAAGCCTAAGGTGAGGAAACAATGGAAACCAAAGCAAGTGAAACAATCTGTGGCTAATGTGGAATTTAAGAAGGAAGAGGTTGATGATAGATGGTCTAATGCAGTGGGAAATGATAATAATGTTAAAGTAAAGACCAGTATGGATATTGCAAGTACCTCTGCTGAGACTCCTTCTCCAGTGGCTGAGGATATCAGAAACAAGGATGTTGAAGCAGTTGTGGAAAAATGGATTGAGGTAATTAGAAGTGGTagagaaagaggaaaaaagaaagttaatGATAGTTCTACAGGTTCAGTCTTATGTGATAATGGGTTTGATGCTCTAGAGATTTTGAAGGATCTCATAGAGTTTCAAAACACTGGTCAATGA